A region of Malaciobacter marinus DNA encodes the following proteins:
- a CDS encoding HlyD family secretion protein, which produces MRYLLVFFISANFVFASVFYAKLEPINSYKIKSNVSGKVIFSNEDIEGKKANNSLIIELDSYVDRIDLKQTQNKLESVNSMIEIENKNYGRMKRVSSKSDFEKDNQKLKVINLQTTKADIKIKIANLKDSIKNKKLIEKNNYIYNINVKKDDYVTPGTLLYEAKDLSKGKLEIFVPIDDIERIKSKDIYIDDKKSDIKIAKIYDVADSEHISSYKIELHLSNVKKFSRLVKVEFK; this is translated from the coding sequence ATGAGATACTTATTAGTATTTTTTATTAGTGCAAACTTTGTTTTTGCTTCAGTTTTTTATGCAAAACTTGAACCAATCAATAGTTATAAAATAAAATCAAATGTGAGTGGTAAAGTAATATTTTCAAATGAAGATATTGAAGGGAAAAAAGCAAATAATTCTTTGATAATTGAACTTGATTCTTATGTTGATAGAATTGATTTAAAACAAACACAAAATAAATTAGAATCTGTAAATAGCATGATTGAAATAGAAAATAAAAATTATGGAAGAATGAAAAGGGTATCTTCAAAGTCAGATTTTGAAAAAGATAATCAAAAATTAAAAGTAATAAATTTACAAACAACAAAAGCAGATATAAAAATAAAAATTGCTAATTTAAAAGATAGTATTAAAAATAAAAAGCTAATAGAGAAAAATAATTATATTTACAATATAAATGTAAAAAAAGATGATTATGTGACTCCTGGAACACTACTTTATGAAGCAAAAGATTTAAGTAAAGGAAAACTTGAGATTTTTGTTCCCATAGATGATATTGAAAGAATTAAATCAAAAGATATATATATTGATGATAAAAAAAGTGATATAAAAATTGCTAAAATATATGATGTTGCAGATAGTGAACATATATCATCATATAAAATTGAACTTCATTTAAGTAATGTAAAAAAATTTTCAAGGCTAGTAAAAGTTGAATTCAAATAA
- a CDS encoding molybdopterin-dependent oxidoreductase yields MNSNNKTIACPLDCYDTCEAIVVDGKIRGNKGHFPTDGKLCSNFIACLKADYLQTPLYNNRKITLEESLNILVEKLKNVNANNSLFYKGSGNLGVMQSSLKSFFAKYGSTLTQGSLCDGGGGFGIKATRGEVVNPPIEKLLEADVIIVWGRNFSVTSSHMYELVKDKTFITIDPIKTHIAKRSELHLSLNPKTDYELALLLTRFAYMQDMEDDEFCEKFDTSEDFFDLAKSRPIISYEEATGVSLDDINRFFEIIENKKVALVLGLGVQKYYEGANITRCIDSFAAFLGLHNSSHHSGVWYLSNSTYGYESQFDTTNSLIKEDVSEVDFAEYEFVFIQGANPVVSAPNTKRVINGLKNSFVVFMGTTYNDTCEYADLIIPSCSFLEKEDIRLSYGHQYKSVSNKINEPSKDTISEYDLTKYLYETFNFDGLKDEKEVLDYYKSSKAKEYVFDNFEFIDDIEIEHLYEQKLENEYYFITAKQKRSLNSSFKIDNYLYLNPKTNLKDGSKVKLRSKYGEASFEVKLTQDVKPNCVLCYAGNKKANYLTPYKSDETSHSAMYQEVLVSIELP; encoded by the coding sequence TTGAATTCAAATAATAAAACAATCGCATGCCCACTTGATTGCTATGATACATGTGAAGCTATTGTAGTTGATGGTAAAATTAGAGGGAACAAAGGACATTTTCCAACTGATGGAAAGTTATGTTCTAATTTTATTGCATGCCTAAAAGCTGATTATTTACAAACACCTCTTTATAATAATAGAAAAATTACATTAGAAGAATCTTTAAATATCTTAGTAGAAAAACTTAAAAATGTTAATGCAAATAATAGTTTATTTTATAAAGGAAGTGGAAATTTAGGTGTTATGCAAAGTAGCTTAAAAAGTTTTTTTGCTAAATATGGTTCTACTTTAACTCAAGGAAGTTTATGTGATGGTGGTGGAGGTTTTGGTATTAAAGCCACAAGAGGTGAAGTTGTAAACCCTCCAATTGAAAAACTACTTGAAGCTGATGTTATTATTGTGTGGGGGAGAAATTTTTCTGTTACTTCTTCCCATATGTATGAGTTAGTAAAAGATAAAACATTTATAACAATAGATCCAATAAAAACACATATTGCAAAAAGATCAGAATTGCACTTATCTTTAAATCCAAAGACTGATTATGAACTTGCATTGCTTCTTACAAGATTTGCTTATATGCAAGATATGGAAGATGATGAGTTTTGTGAAAAATTTGACACAAGTGAAGATTTTTTTGATTTAGCAAAAAGCAGACCCATAATATCTTATGAAGAAGCAACTGGCGTTAGTTTAGATGATATTAATAGATTTTTTGAAATTATAGAAAATAAAAAAGTTGCATTAGTCTTGGGACTTGGAGTTCAAAAGTATTATGAAGGAGCAAATATTACAAGATGTATTGATTCTTTTGCAGCTTTTTTAGGACTTCATAATAGCTCACATCATAGTGGAGTTTGGTATTTAAGTAACTCTACATATGGCTATGAAAGTCAATTTGATACAACAAATAGTTTAATAAAAGAAGATGTGAGTGAAGTTGACTTTGCAGAATACGAGTTTGTATTTATTCAAGGTGCAAATCCCGTTGTAAGCGCTCCTAATACAAAAAGAGTTATCAATGGTTTAAAAAATAGTTTTGTTGTTTTTATGGGAACAACTTATAATGACACATGTGAATATGCAGATTTGATAATACCATCTTGTTCTTTTTTAGAAAAAGAGGATATTAGACTTTCATATGGTCACCAATATAAATCTGTTTCAAATAAAATCAATGAACCATCAAAAGATACCATTAGTGAATATGACTTAACAAAATATTTATATGAAACTTTTAATTTTGATGGTTTAAAAGATGAAAAAGAAGTTTTAGATTATTATAAGAGTTCAAAAGCAAAAGAGTATGTATTTGATAATTTTGAGTTTATTGATGATATAGAAATTGAGCATTTGTATGAACAAAAATTAGAAAATGAATACTATTTTATAACAGCAAAACAAAAAAGAAGTCTTAATTCATCTTTTAAAATTGATAATTATTTATATTTGAATCCCAAAACAAACCTAAAAGATGGGAGCAAAGTTAAACTTCGTTCAAAATATGGAGAAGCAAGTTTTGAAGTTAAATTAACACAAGATGTAAAACCTAATTGTGTTTTATGTTATGCAGGAAATAAAAAGGCAAACTATTTAACTCCATATAAAAGCGATGAGACATCTCATAGTGCTATGTATCAAGAGGTCTTAGTATCTATTGAATTACCGTAA